A genomic stretch from Fodinibius salinus includes:
- a CDS encoding acetyl-CoA C-acyltransferase, giving the protein MANQLNNNSPFEAVIVDGGRIPFQRSGTGYKKMMSYDLGRMAIEGLISRSGIHAGELDRVIMGTVIQEVNTSNVARESALGAGIPNTVPAHTVTQACISSNQAITSAVNLIRSGQAQIILAGGTETMSDIPIRFRKKFRQKLLDARKYKSLSDFLGFFKGLRPSHLLPEIPSISEFSTGDTMGESCDRMAAHFGIGRKEQDQYALRSHQMAAKATNEGLLDDELLPAATPPDFDAIEYDNTYREDTSMEKLEKLSPAFIKPHGTITAGNSSAFTDGASASLIMEKQTALNHNITPKAILRNYTYVAQDPEDELLLGPAYATPKVLDAAELQLADIDVFEFHEAFAGQILTVLKALNSDKFAKEKLDRDQKVGEIPMDKFNCWGGSLSLGHPFGATGTRLVTTAANRLHHEDGRFALVAACAAGGQGHAMILERFDG; this is encoded by the coding sequence ATGGCAAACCAATTAAATAACAATTCTCCTTTCGAAGCCGTCATCGTCGATGGCGGACGCATTCCCTTTCAGCGGTCGGGCACCGGATATAAAAAAATGATGTCCTATGATCTCGGTCGTATGGCTATCGAAGGACTAATCAGTCGCTCGGGCATTCATGCTGGTGAGCTGGATCGTGTCATCATGGGTACGGTCATCCAAGAGGTAAACACCAGCAATGTGGCCCGAGAATCGGCACTGGGGGCCGGCATCCCCAATACTGTACCGGCTCATACGGTCACCCAAGCCTGTATCTCTTCGAATCAAGCTATCACTAGTGCGGTTAACCTGATTCGTTCGGGACAAGCTCAAATTATACTGGCCGGCGGCACCGAAACCATGTCTGACATTCCTATCCGGTTTCGTAAAAAGTTCCGCCAAAAACTATTGGATGCCCGTAAATACAAATCGCTTAGTGACTTTCTGGGATTTTTTAAAGGACTGCGACCATCGCACCTATTGCCAGAAATCCCATCTATTTCTGAATTTTCTACCGGTGATACCATGGGTGAAAGCTGTGACCGCATGGCCGCTCACTTTGGCATCGGCCGAAAAGAGCAAGACCAATATGCCCTGCGTTCTCACCAGATGGCAGCAAAAGCTACCAATGAAGGCTTGCTTGATGATGAACTGTTACCGGCTGCCACTCCTCCTGACTTTGATGCCATCGAGTACGACAATACCTATCGTGAAGACACCTCGATGGAAAAACTTGAAAAGCTAAGCCCTGCCTTTATCAAGCCGCACGGCACTATCACGGCGGGTAATTCTTCGGCATTTACCGACGGTGCTTCGGCTTCACTGATCATGGAAAAACAAACGGCTCTCAATCACAATATCACTCCAAAAGCTATATTACGCAATTATACTTATGTAGCACAAGACCCTGAGGATGAACTACTGCTGGGTCCGGCCTATGCCACCCCAAAAGTACTTGATGCGGCGGAGCTTCAGCTTGCTGATATTGACGTTTTTGAGTTTCACGAAGCCTTTGCCGGACAAATATTAACGGTACTTAAAGCACTCAACTCCGACAAATTTGCAAAAGAAAAACTAGATCGCGATCAGAAAGTGGGCGAAATCCCAATGGATAAATTTAATTGCTGGGGTGGATCGCTTTCGCTGGGTCACCCTTTTGGAGCTACAGGTACGCGCTTAGTCACCACTGCTGCCAATAGGCTGCATCACGAAGACGGCCGTTTTGCACTTGTTGCTGCCTGTGCTGCCGGTGGACAGGGACATGCTATGATCCTGGAACGATTTGACGGCTAA
- a CDS encoding 3-hydroxyacyl-CoA dehydrogenase NAD-binding domain-containing protein: MSYLSIEEQENILVVTLNQPDEKVNKLNEALISDFENLLNDVNDNEIDGIVLQSGKEGNFIAGADVEMLKNKSAPEGIEELSRRGNELLLKLEKHPIPVVAAIHGSCIGGGMEVAMACNYRVASEHSDTVMGQPEVNLGLLPGGGGTQRLPRLIGIQNALTYMLTGKNIYPRKAYKLGLVDELTHKDAVLTAAKAAVKKINSGKFERKDKRSLAHQLMEGLSPLRKIIYSQARKRAQSNTKGNYPAPEKIIDSVEEGYENGFQAGLELESVNFGKLAATPESEALVNMFFAMQGAKKNPQEDQAKGIQKMGVLGAGLMGSGIADVSVNNDFRVLLKDQSVEQASKGKQSIWKSLEKNRKKHIISSFERDRISSLVTPTETYDGFENTDMVIEAVFEDLDLKQSILEEVEQVTPDHCIFASNTSSLPINNIAEASGRPEQVVGMHYFSPVPKMPLLEIITTEKTADWVTATAREVGIQQGKHVIVVNDGPGFYTTRILSPFMNEALMLLEEGISIKQLDHDMKQFGFPVGPAALFDEVGIDVAAHITEVLSDLFAERGIQSSQKPTELFEEGYKGRKNQKGFYTYEEKDGDLKKGDPNKQMYQYFGGPNRTSMDANTVQQRMTLTMVNEAAWCLQEDILHNATDGDLGAVMGLGFPPFLGGPFRYIDREGADKIVQRLEKFEQEHGPRFTPADILKDYAKSGKKFHQD; this comes from the coding sequence ATGTCTTACTTATCCATTGAAGAACAAGAAAATATACTGGTTGTTACTCTTAACCAGCCTGATGAAAAAGTAAACAAACTTAATGAGGCGTTAATCTCTGACTTTGAAAACCTCCTTAATGATGTAAACGACAATGAGATTGACGGCATTGTTCTGCAAAGCGGCAAAGAAGGAAATTTTATTGCTGGTGCCGATGTAGAAATGTTGAAAAACAAGTCAGCTCCCGAAGGTATTGAAGAATTAAGCAGGCGCGGTAATGAGCTGCTTCTAAAGCTGGAAAAACATCCGATCCCTGTTGTAGCAGCTATTCATGGCTCGTGCATCGGCGGCGGTATGGAAGTAGCAATGGCCTGTAACTATCGCGTAGCTTCGGAACATTCTGATACAGTGATGGGACAACCCGAGGTAAATCTGGGGCTACTACCCGGTGGCGGGGGCACACAACGTCTGCCCCGACTTATTGGCATACAAAATGCCCTTACCTACATGCTTACAGGCAAAAACATTTATCCGCGCAAGGCTTACAAATTAGGATTGGTAGATGAGCTAACGCATAAAGATGCGGTGCTGACAGCCGCTAAAGCAGCGGTCAAAAAAATCAACAGTGGAAAGTTCGAGCGCAAAGATAAACGAAGCCTTGCTCACCAACTGATGGAAGGGCTAAGTCCTCTGCGCAAAATTATTTATTCCCAAGCCCGCAAGCGAGCTCAATCTAATACAAAAGGCAACTATCCCGCGCCGGAAAAAATTATCGACAGTGTGGAAGAAGGATATGAAAATGGCTTTCAGGCCGGCCTGGAATTAGAGTCTGTTAACTTTGGAAAGCTGGCAGCAACACCCGAATCAGAAGCGTTGGTAAATATGTTCTTTGCCATGCAGGGTGCCAAGAAAAATCCGCAGGAAGACCAAGCAAAAGGCATTCAAAAAATGGGTGTGCTAGGTGCGGGACTTATGGGCTCAGGAATTGCCGATGTCAGTGTCAACAACGATTTCCGCGTGCTCCTCAAAGACCAGTCCGTAGAACAAGCCAGCAAGGGCAAGCAATCCATATGGAAAAGCCTGGAAAAAAATCGTAAGAAACATATTATTTCATCATTTGAACGCGATCGCATCTCAAGTTTGGTTACTCCTACCGAAACCTACGACGGCTTTGAAAATACAGACATGGTTATTGAAGCTGTTTTTGAGGACTTAGATCTCAAACAATCAATCTTAGAAGAGGTAGAACAGGTAACACCTGACCACTGTATTTTTGCCTCGAATACTTCTTCCTTACCTATCAATAACATTGCTGAAGCCTCCGGTCGGCCGGAACAGGTGGTGGGCATGCATTACTTTTCACCCGTTCCTAAAATGCCACTTCTGGAAATTATTACCACTGAGAAAACAGCTGACTGGGTTACCGCCACGGCTCGAGAAGTAGGAATTCAGCAGGGCAAACATGTAATTGTCGTTAATGACGGTCCCGGTTTTTACACCACACGCATCCTCTCTCCCTTTATGAATGAGGCACTGATGCTGCTCGAAGAAGGCATTTCGATTAAACAGCTTGATCACGATATGAAACAATTTGGCTTTCCGGTGGGGCCCGCGGCCCTCTTTGATGAGGTTGGAATCGATGTAGCTGCGCACATCACCGAAGTGCTTAGCGATCTCTTCGCAGAACGTGGTATCCAATCCAGCCAAAAACCAACAGAGCTTTTCGAAGAAGGCTATAAAGGCCGTAAAAACCAAAAGGGATTTTATACATACGAAGAAAAGGACGGCGATCTCAAAAAAGGCGACCCCAACAAACAGATGTATCAATACTTTGGTGGACCTAATCGCACGTCCATGGATGCCAACACTGTACAACAGCGAATGACGTTGACGATGGTAAACGAAGCCGCTTGGTGTCTGCAAGAGGATATACTACACAATGCTACCGACGGCGACCTGGGCGCCGTGATGGGTCTAGGATTTCCTCCTTTTCTGGGTGGACCATTCCGATATATTGACCGAGAGGGAGCTGATAAAATTGTACAACGGCTCGAAAAATTTGAGCAGGAGCATGGCCCAAGATTTACTCCGGCAGATATTCTGAAGGACTATGCAAAATCCGGTAAAAAGTTCCACCAAGATTGA
- the yajC gene encoding preprotein translocase subunit YajC, with translation MIHTALLLMGSSQGGGGWINLVFLGAIFVIFYFFIIRPQKKRQEEVQNMVDNLEKGDKIVTSGGMIARVRTVDEDTVLAEIDSDVKARFQKSSITDVNPNQD, from the coding sequence ATGATACACACAGCATTATTGTTGATGGGATCTTCACAAGGTGGCGGTGGTTGGATTAACCTGGTTTTTCTGGGAGCCATTTTTGTAATCTTTTATTTCTTTATCATCCGTCCGCAAAAAAAGCGGCAGGAAGAAGTTCAAAATATGGTTGATAACCTTGAGAAAGGGGACAAAATTGTAACCTCCGGCGGAATGATTGCCCGTGTGAGAACTGTTGATGAGGACACTGTTCTAGCTGAAATTGACAGCGATGTTAAAGCTCGATTTCAAAAAAGTTCTATTACGGATGTAAATCCCAATCAAGATTAA
- a CDS encoding bifunctional 3,4-dihydroxy-2-butanone-4-phosphate synthase/GTP cyclohydrolase II → MSGNITFDSIESAIEDIKQGGIVIVADDKDRENEGDFVMAAEKVTSEAVNLMAKYGRGLICTPITREKAYQLNLDYMVTEGADPDEAAFTVSIDHNELTTTGISAADRANTIKEMIKRDAQPDDFRRPGHIFPLIGTNGGVLRRAGHTEAAIDLARLAGLEPAGIICEIMKDNGAMARLPDLAELADEFNMKLISIEDLISYRMQNESLVRKIVDVNLPTIYGDFTLHAFEERLTGDHHLALAKGEWEEGDPVLVRVHSSCMTGDIFGSKRCDCGEQLHQALLQVEKEGKGVVLYMNQEGRGIGLVNKLKAYKLQEKGMDTVEANEALGFEPDARDYGVGAQILRSLDISKLRLMTNNPVKRVGLKSFGLEMVERVPIEVGAYPENVRYLKTKRDKMGHELDLEELDPHSPKFIDSIVTDE, encoded by the coding sequence ATGTCCGGTAATATTACATTCGATAGCATAGAATCTGCTATCGAAGACATTAAACAGGGCGGCATTGTTATTGTAGCCGATGATAAGGACCGCGAAAACGAAGGTGATTTTGTAATGGCGGCCGAAAAAGTCACCTCCGAAGCCGTCAACCTGATGGCCAAATACGGTCGCGGGCTCATCTGCACGCCTATTACCCGAGAAAAAGCCTATCAGCTTAATCTCGACTATATGGTAACGGAAGGTGCCGACCCCGATGAGGCAGCCTTTACGGTTTCTATTGATCATAACGAATTAACCACTACGGGCATATCAGCCGCTGATCGCGCCAACACCATTAAAGAGATGATCAAACGCGATGCCCAACCTGATGATTTCCGCCGACCCGGACATATTTTTCCTCTTATCGGTACGAACGGTGGTGTACTTCGCCGTGCCGGACATACCGAAGCAGCTATTGACCTTGCCCGGCTGGCCGGTCTTGAACCGGCAGGTATTATCTGTGAGATCATGAAAGATAATGGTGCCATGGCCCGGCTCCCGGATCTGGCAGAACTTGCTGACGAGTTTAACATGAAGCTGATAAGCATTGAAGATCTTATCAGCTACCGGATGCAAAATGAATCGCTAGTCCGCAAAATTGTGGATGTTAACCTGCCTACCATTTACGGAGATTTTACCCTACACGCTTTCGAAGAACGCCTCACCGGCGACCATCACCTGGCGCTGGCTAAAGGCGAATGGGAAGAAGGTGATCCCGTGCTGGTGCGCGTACACTCTTCGTGCATGACCGGAGACATTTTCGGATCCAAACGATGTGATTGCGGTGAACAGCTGCATCAGGCGCTATTGCAAGTCGAAAAAGAAGGCAAAGGCGTAGTGCTCTACATGAATCAGGAAGGCCGCGGTATTGGGCTGGTCAACAAGCTTAAAGCATATAAGCTACAAGAAAAAGGTATGGATACGGTCGAGGCCAATGAGGCACTTGGTTTTGAACCTGATGCACGCGACTATGGCGTTGGGGCACAAATTCTGCGGTCACTGGATATCTCCAAGTTGCGGCTGATGACTAACAATCCCGTTAAGCGTGTGGGACTCAAAAGCTTTGGCCTTGAAATGGTTGAGCGCGTGCCCATCGAAGTGGGAGCCTATCCCGAAAATGTGCGCTATCTAAAAACAAAGCGCGACAAGATGGGCCATGAGCTTGATCTCGAAGAGTTGGATCCGCATAGCCCAAAATTTATTGACAGCATTGTTACGGATGAGTAG